In Hyphomicrobiales bacterium, the sequence AAAACATCAAGGGTTGGTCTTTGAGGCGCACCCACGCAAGCGGCAAAGCGATCAAGCCAGAAAGGGTCGCTGCAAAGAAGCCTGCACGAATGGCACCTTCTTCGAACACGATTGGCAATGAGTTCAAGAATGCAGGCACCAAAAACTGAACCGCGATACCCAGCGCTAATGCAAGTAGGAGAGCTGTACCGATAATTTCTGAAGCGACAGTATTTCTTTGACCCGTGTCTTTCTCAAGCGAGGTGAAACGGATCAATGTGTCGGCGAGGCCCATCGCAAATACGAGACCTAAAAACTCAATAAAGCTTGCAGCCACGTCGAGGCGACTAAACTCGGAAGGTGCGATAAAATTCGCAAGCAAAGGTATAGAGATGATGCTGAAGCCTTTTGTCACGACAATGCTCGCAACGTATGGCCAACCAGCTGGCAGTTTATTGAGTAGTCTAAGCATTCTTGTATGCCCTTCTGGGTACATCGTCTTTCTGGACGACGTGATCTTCGTCATTCTTGACGTAATCTTCCTCAGCATGAACCGTGCCAAGTGTCTCAATCAGGCCAGAAAGAGTTCTGGCTTGGCTTTCAATAGTGAAATGTTGTTGGATGCGATTGCGTGCCCGCTTTCCAAGTTCAATACGTTCTATTTCATTAAGGACAGATAATTGCTTCATCGCTTCGGAGAGCTGACGAATATTCCCAGGTTCAACAAGAAGCCCAGTGCCTTCGGAGATTGTGTCTTTTATGCCCATGAAACGAGTTGAGAGCACTGGAAGGCCCATTGCCATTGCTTCTTTCACAACCAGGGGACCCGTATCTTTCTGGCCATCTGCTGCTTGCTTGAATGGAAGGACAGCGCCTTGATAGAACGGGGCTTCTCGTGCAATCCAATCAGGTGATTTTGCGCCCAAAAAGCGAATTTTCGTGTCAAGAAGACCATAATCTTTCGCACGTTTTTTCAGCGGGTGGGCTAGCGGTCCATCACCAACAATATCGATGTCTGCACAGTGATCGCCAAGTCGGTAAGCCGCTTCAATAAGATCTTCGACGCCTTTTGAAGCTGATAGTCGGCCCAAATATAACAACCGGCCGTTGGTTTTCAGCGTTTCTGCTGGACGGAATTGTTCTGTGCTGGTGCCACAAGGAACCATTGCCAACTGCGATGCTGGGCCAATCATGGCAAATTCTTCGACCATGTCGTTGCACACGCCGATTGAAAGATCAGCTTTTTGAAGTTTAAGTTCTAAATCTTCACGGTCGCGATTAACGTCAGTTCCGTGACTTGTGAATGAGACAGTGGCACCCATCCATCTAGCCGCGACAATGGCGTGGCTAGCAGCACCACCTGCAAAATGAGCATGGAGGTGATCGCAGCCATGCTGACGGGCAATTGCTACAATCTTCAGTGCGTTGCCCAACAAAGAATAACGGGGCAAAGACTGTTGGTTCAAAAGGTATGACATGGACCGCACAGCCCCAATGCCAGGACGTTTGAACTCATCAACGGCGCGTTGACTTGGAACGTTTTCCAAAAATGTTGAGTGGACAGCCGTCAAAAGGTCTTGCGGATTGGCAGGCCCAATTGTTCGTTTCAACACGATCGGAACGATTTTGTGCCCACGCTCTTGCATAGCTCTCAATTCATTGCCGACGAACGTCTGCGATAAAACTGGGAATTGGCCCAAAATATAACCGATTGTCTTCATTTGATGTTAGTCCATTTCCGTCATGGTGAACCCAATCAACAGGCTCATGCTCACGTGGGTAGAGCAAAGTTGATGCCAACAATTTCAAAACAGCTCAAAAAAATGCTGTTTGTCCGGTAGGTTTAGGGGACAGAGATGACAAAACCGATTTGTAGTGTGGTAATTCCAACGCGCGATTGCGTGGACTATTTGAAACAGTCCATTCCAACGATTTATCTGCAGAAACTTGATAATGTAGAAATTATTATCGTTGATGACGGATCGACAGATGGATCGCATGAGTATTTAGCTGAATGCCAGAAGAACGATGAAAACTTCGTTGTATTACAAACAGATGGCATTGGTCCCGGTCGTGCGCGCAACCACGCAATTGAGCAGGCAAACTCTGATTTAATTGCATTTTTGGATGCAGATGATCTGTGGACTGAAGGAAAACTTGCGCGTCAATTGGCCTTCCATGATGCCCATCCAAATGCGAGTTTATCGTTTACTGACTACGCGCATTTTCGTCCTGGTGAACCTTTATCTGGATCATCGTTCGATTATTGGGGCCGTAATTTTTTAAAGCCTGACCAAACGGGCTATGAAGCAATTGATCATCCTGAAGCTGTTTTGTTGCAACATAATATTGTTGGGACTGCAACTGTGGTTGCAAAACGCGAATCTTTGCAAAATGCAAACGGTTTTGCGACGGATTTGCAATCTGCAACCGATTGGGACATGTGGATGAAGCTTGCAGGCATGGGTGAGGTTGGCGTTTCGCCTGAAATCGGTATGCATTATCTCATGCGCCCTGGCTCAATTACGCAAAATCGTCAAAATCGAATAGATGCAATCGACTTCATTATAGACCGTTATAGAGCGCGTACAGAGCCTGAAATGATCAAAGCTGTTCGTCTTGCAGAAGCAAATTTAGCCGTCGCACGAGCGGAATATGATTATGAGCGCGGACGCGGTTGGGACAGTCTTCGACATTATTTTGAAGCGATTTCTAAGAACCCAAGCAAGCGTTCTATTTGGGCCGCTGGTTACTCAGTTGCGTGTGGTGTTCAAAACACCCTTGGTATCAAAAAGGCTGCTTAAGGCAAAACGTGTCGAGACCAAACAATGCAATTATTTAATGAAAAATGTCCTGCAACACTAAAGGACATTTCATTGGTGAGACGCTCTATGCGTCGCGCGCTTAGTGAAATTAGAATGTCTGATGAGTTGGTTGGTGACCTCCAGCTGATTGTCTCTGAGATTGCTGTAAACACAATTGAGCATGCAACCACACCACCGACGGAACTTGAATTTCGAGTGCGCATTCGTGGCGCAGAGATCGGCATCGAGATAATCGATAATGGGTCGTCTTTTGAGAATTTTGACGATAAATTTGGTGTTTTTGCACCTGAATTACAGGAAGTTAAAGGGCTGAATACCGCACTGGTTGCTTCTGGCCGCGGGATTGAGCTAGTTCGCGATTTTGCCGATGATATTGTTTATCAACCCGGTCCGCCGAACCATTTTATCGCATGGCGTCGCCTGTCGAAACGACAACCAACAGTCTTGATTGTTGAAGATGAGCAGGTTCTCGCAGAGATGTATGCGCTTGGTCTTTATCCGACTTATCGCACGATTATCGTCGACACCATTGAAGAAGCCTTGGCGACCCTTGAACATACGACGATCGATATTGTTGTTGCAGATTATCATCTGACCGATGGCACAGGGCGCATTTTAGCAGAGACAATGGAGACAGATCCCCATCGTCTGCCTGTGCCTGTGATTATGATTACAGGCGACAACAATGTTACGCTTAAGCAAGAGATGCTTGAGATCGGTGTTGAGGCAGCTTTGCAAAAACCTGTTTCAAAACAAGATCTTGAAGGGCATATTCGTTTAGCGTTGCGGCGAGCAGAACGCCGTCGTACTTCGCATTTTCGCCATTTCGGTGCAGCGGCTGCAAAACTTTTGACGTTGAAAATTCCTGAAAAAGTTGGCGGATTTGCACTTGGCCACCATACCAATGTTGCTGACCTTGGCAGTGGTGATGCGATGCTGCACCTAACCAGCAGTGACCGTGACCGTGTGGTTTTGATGGATGTTATGGGGCATGGTTTGGGTGCTCATTCGGCGGCCATCGCTTTAGCGGCGATTGCCCGCGCTATTCATTCGCAACGCCGCGATGTTGCACCAAACTTGTTCTTGCGTGAACTCTCAAACGCTTTGTTTGCCGATTTGACTTTGGGGCAGCTGATTTCAACGATGCTGGTGCTTGATCTAAAGGAAAATGGTGAGGTGGAAGTTTCTTCCGCCGGTCATCCAAACCCTGTTGTGGTTCGAAAAGATGGTATCGAGCAGATTGATGTGACAGGGCCACTGCTAGGGTTCGCCCCCAATGTGGATTATGATTGTCGGAAGTTTTCCCTAAAAGAAGGGGAGCGATTGGTGTCATTTACAGATGGGCTTGATCCAATGAGCTTGTCAGCAGGTGAAGAACTGCCAGAGTGGATGTCGAATGCATTGATGGAAAGCCTACCAAGCCCCTTTGAAAGAGGCATGGAAGAATTACTCACTAAAGTAAGGGCTGCAGTCGGGCCTGAACCCGACGATGATTGGACGATCTTAGCGCTTGAGAAAAGCGCTTAGGTCAATTGTCGATCTTCGCGAAAAACTGAACTTTTCTAAGCGGCTATTTTTTCTTTAAAGCCTGATCGCTGATAAATATCGATCATGGTTTTAAGGCGTGCTTGAACAGAGAAATTCTCAGCAATATGAGCACGACAATTGTCAAACATGACTTGGCGTTTTTCTGCCGTCATTTCTGCCCATTCCATCATGTAGTCTGCTGCTTCATCAAGCTGATTAGGCTCAAACAACCACCCATTTACACCGTGCGTTATAACATCTGGCAATGCGCCAAGTTTTGGCGCGACCACTGGAATGCCGTGCGACATGGCTTCAAGTACTGCAAGCGGCAGTCCCTCGGCTCGCGATGGCAAAACTAAGAGGTCAAGTGTTGGCCATATATTGGTCATGTCTATTTTAAGACCATGTAGATTGATATCGGCTTCGGATCGTTGTTTGATTTCTTCAAACATTGGTCCATCACCATAGGCGTGCCACTCAACATTTTGGAAAGCAGGCGCAACACGTAGCATTTCCGATAGTGCGCAAAAATTATCAGGCGCCTTTTCATGGCTGAACCGACCGACAAAGCCTGCCCGAAGTCGATTGCGGGTGGGGTCGGTTGCTTTTTCTGGCATATCAATGAAGTTATGAACCAGCTCTGTTGATTTTGGCAAACGGTCGCGGATTGGTTCGCTGACAGCAATTGCTGGAGCGAGGAACGAACTCATTTCATCCAGCGTTTGATACACTGAAACTGGGAATTGGCCGCGCTCACCAGAATGAAAAGTTGAAACAACCGGCGTCTTTGTCAACCGACAAGTCGCGCGCCCCAAAATACCTGCTTTGTAGCCATGGGTATGAACAAGCGAAGGGTTGGACATTTTGAGGTTCTTTACAAGATCACCAATCGTGCCTTTTAAAACTCTGAATGGAATCTGTGCAGCTTTCAGCTGATCAAACCAAGGGTTGTGTCCATAACTTGCAAACAGGATCACTTCACAATCGATATCGAGACGACGAAGACCGCGCGCCAACATTTCAATGTGTCGCTCAATGCCACCAATCGCACTGGAATCGATGAGTTGCCAAATCGGGCCAGCCATAACCACCTCATAATACTGAATGCATTTCCCTCGTATCCCAGAGATCACCACCGAAGGGCTAACAAATCCTAACGATGGCCGCAGGGCCGCATAAGAAACAGCAAATTGAGCGTTCTATCGATTTATATGGTGAATGAATGGTTTCAATGTTCAGGATTAGAAGATTGGAGAGAGGAGTAAATACCCACTTAACCTATTGTTTACCATAGAAAAAATTTCTCTTGTAAATGTCGGGTGCCCATGAAGTATTAACCTACGTAGATTATTCTGCTGTTTAGGATTCAACAGGTTTTTCATTATGTTCCAGCCGAATAAGTCGCCCGGTTCGCTCCCCGAGTTAGAACGCCCTTTGGTGATCATCCATTGTGTTCGATCAATTGTTGGTGGCATTTTTAAGCATATTTCAGACTTGGTAAAACATCAGTCCGATGAAGGTCATCATGTTGGTTTGATCTACGATTCATCGACAGTTGGCGCTTTTGAAGAAGAACGTTTGGAAGAATTGAAGCCCTACATGACATTAGGGGCGATAAAGCTTCCTATGGGTCGCAATGTTTCGTTGAAAGATATAACCGTTACGAAAACGGTTCATGGCCTTTTGAAAACAATCAACGTTGATGTGCTTCACTGCCATGGTGCAAAAGGCGGCGTCTACGGGCGTATTGCTGCAAGTTTCATAAACCGAGATCGTAAACGAGCTGGCGAACCTAAATTGGTGACGATCTATTCGCCTCATGGTGGCAGCCTTCATTATTCCCAACGATCTTTGACGGGGCAAATCTACTTCGGTGTTGAGCGCTTAATGGAGCGCTTCACGAATGAATTTATTTTTGTTGCAGGCTATGAGGTGGAAACCTACAGCCGCAAAATTGGTAAGCTGCGCCAGCCGTGGTCAATCGCTTATAATGGCCTTGCCGCTGATGAATTCGCTGTGGTTAAGCCATCAAAGCGTGCTGTGGATTTTGTCTACGCAGGACACATGCGAGATTTGAAAGGTGCAGATCTATTTATTGATGCAATCGAGATTGCTAATGCGCGTTCTCAGCAACCTGTTCATGCTCTCATGATTGGTGAGGGTGAAGATTTGCCTCGCTATAAAGAAGACGTGAAACGGCGTGAATTAACGGATCGCATCCAGTTTTTGCCACCAATGCCAATTCGTGATGTGTTTAAACGTACGCACAATTTGGTGGTGCCGTCACGGGCAGAAGCGCTACCTTATATTGTTGTTGAGGCATTGGGCGCGCGCGTGCCGACCCTTGCAACCAGTGTTGGCGGCATTCCTGAAATTTATGGTTCTTATGGCCATTATCTTTTGCCGCCCGGTGATGCCAACCTTTTTGCGACTGCTATGCTGGATCGCCTATCGCGGCCAGAAAAGGCCAGTGACCTGGCAGGTAGCCTTCGCCAAGTTGTGAAGCAGAAATTCACGGTTGAAGGCATGTGTAAGAAGGTCGACAAAGTGTATTTGCGAAACCTTGCTAAAGTCCATCTTCCTGAAGTTGACCCTAGTGGCTTTTTCAATGAGGACGAGGATATTCAATCTGCTGTTTACGCAAATTCGTAATATTCTACTATGAACCAATTGTCTCAGCCGCCATTGGCACTATACTGTCGATGCGGAGACAATAGATGATCAACGATCCACTTTTATCAAATGAACCTATTATCAGTAAAGGCAAGCGTCGCACGCGTGAGCCTGTTGTTGCTGAATTGCTGACGCGTATTGCGCGTGGTGATATAGCTGTTGGCGGTCTGATGCCGACAGAGCAAGAGTTGGTCGTCGAATTTGGCATGAGCCGAACGGTTATTCGCGAAGTTATTCAAGATCTTATCGGTTTTGGCATGATCCAAACCAGACCACGAGTGGGCGCGAGAGTGCAGCCTGTGGAGCAGTGGGATCGGTTTAATCCATTGGTGCTGAAAGCGCTTTTGGAACATGACTTGAATGCGGATCTTTATGAATCGCTACGTGAAGCACGTTGGTTGATCGAACCTGAAGTTGCGGCGATGGCAGCAGCAAGGGCGACGGCGGAACAGGTTGCTCAGATAGGTACAGCTTTTGAAAAGCTTGCCGATACTGTGCATCCAGATAAAGCCGTAACACCAGAACAACGCATGGCGGCCGACATCGCGCTTCACCGCGCGATATTGGGTGCGTGTGGTAATTGGGTTTTTGAGCGGTTTGGTCCTTTGTTTGATGCTTCCATCATGGCGCGTATGGCGCTGGCACAACAAGCACCACGCACCGATCCGCCTTTGGCGCTTGAAAAACACAGACGAATTGTTGATGCGATCAAAGCGCGCAATCCAAGTGAAGCACGGCGCGCGACACTCAGCGTATTGTCGCTTTCAAAACCCGCGTTCGCTGATTATTTCGAGGACGAGGAAAGCGCGTCTGCATGAGGTCGTCTATTGAATTTTGGTTCGATTTTGCCTCGACCTATTCTTATTTGACAGCCATGCGAATTGAAGAACTGGCAACAGATTTTGATGTCGATGTGTGTTGGAAACCATTTCTTCTAGGGCCCATTTTTGCAAAGCAAGGCTGGGCAAATTCACCCTTCAATATTTATCCGGCAAAGGGCCGGTACATGGTTCAAGACATGCAACGTCTATGTAATGACCGTGGATTGCCATTTAAAATGCCGCCGTCTTTTCCTGCGCGAAGCATAACCGCAAATAGGCTGGGTCTTGTGGCTCTGGATCAACCTTGGGGTGTTGAATTTGCGAAGGCTGTTTTCAAGACGCAGTTTGGAGAAGGGCGCGATATTGGTGATGACGATGTGCTTCGTTCGCTTCTCACAGATCTTGGACAAGATGCAGATAGCATGTTTGAAAAAGCGCTTTTTTCTGAGAATAAAGAGCGATTGAAGCAACAAACGGCGGAGGCGGAATTAAAGGGCATATTCGGTGCTCCCGCATTTGTGATCGAAGGTGATGAGTTGTTTTGGGGCGATGACAGACTGATAAATGCTATTAAATCAATTGCTTAATCCATATTT encodes:
- a CDS encoding glycosyltransferase, which produces MKTIGYILGQFPVLSQTFVGNELRAMQERGHKIVPIVLKRTIGPANPQDLLTAVHSTFLENVPSQRAVDEFKRPGIGAVRSMSYLLNQQSLPRYSLLGNALKIVAIARQHGCDHLHAHFAGGAASHAIVAARWMGATVSFTSHGTDVNRDREDLELKLQKADLSIGVCNDMVEEFAMIGPASQLAMVPCGTSTEQFRPAETLKTNGRLLYLGRLSASKGVEDLIEAAYRLGDHCADIDIVGDGPLAHPLKKRAKDYGLLDTKIRFLGAKSPDWIAREAPFYQGAVLPFKQAADGQKDTGPLVVKEAMAMGLPVLSTRFMGIKDTISEGTGLLVEPGNIRQLSEAMKQLSVLNEIERIELGKRARNRIQQHFTIESQARTLSGLIETLGTVHAEEDYVKNDEDHVVQKDDVPRRAYKNA
- a CDS encoding FCD domain-containing protein; the protein is MINDPLLSNEPIISKGKRRTREPVVAELLTRIARGDIAVGGLMPTEQELVVEFGMSRTVIREVIQDLIGFGMIQTRPRVGARVQPVEQWDRFNPLVLKALLEHDLNADLYESLREARWLIEPEVAAMAAARATAEQVAQIGTAFEKLADTVHPDKAVTPEQRMAADIALHRAILGACGNWVFERFGPLFDASIMARMALAQQAPRTDPPLALEKHRRIVDAIKARNPSEARRATLSVLSLSKPAFADYFEDEESASA
- a CDS encoding SpoIIE family protein phosphatase, encoding MQLFNEKCPATLKDISLVRRSMRRALSEIRMSDELVGDLQLIVSEIAVNTIEHATTPPTELEFRVRIRGAEIGIEIIDNGSSFENFDDKFGVFAPELQEVKGLNTALVASGRGIELVRDFADDIVYQPGPPNHFIAWRRLSKRQPTVLIVEDEQVLAEMYALGLYPTYRTIIVDTIEEALATLEHTTIDIVVADYHLTDGTGRILAETMETDPHRLPVPVIMITGDNNVTLKQEMLEIGVEAALQKPVSKQDLEGHIRLALRRAERRRTSHFRHFGAAAAKLLTLKIPEKVGGFALGHHTNVADLGSGDAMLHLTSSDRDRVVLMDVMGHGLGAHSAAIALAAIARAIHSQRRDVAPNLFLRELSNALFADLTLGQLISTMLVLDLKENGEVEVSSAGHPNPVVVRKDGIEQIDVTGPLLGFAPNVDYDCRKFSLKEGERLVSFTDGLDPMSLSAGEELPEWMSNALMESLPSPFERGMEELLTKVRAAVGPEPDDDWTILALEKSA
- a CDS encoding glycosyltransferase family 4 protein, with the translated sequence MAGPIWQLIDSSAIGGIERHIEMLARGLRRLDIDCEVILFASYGHNPWFDQLKAAQIPFRVLKGTIGDLVKNLKMSNPSLVHTHGYKAGILGRATCRLTKTPVVSTFHSGERGQFPVSVYQTLDEMSSFLAPAIAVSEPIRDRLPKSTELVHNFIDMPEKATDPTRNRLRAGFVGRFSHEKAPDNFCALSEMLRVAPAFQNVEWHAYGDGPMFEEIKQRSEADINLHGLKIDMTNIWPTLDLLVLPSRAEGLPLAVLEAMSHGIPVVAPKLGALPDVITHGVNGWLFEPNQLDEAADYMMEWAEMTAEKRQVMFDNCRAHIAENFSVQARLKTMIDIYQRSGFKEKIAA
- a CDS encoding 2-hydroxychromene-2-carboxylate isomerase, with protein sequence MRSSIEFWFDFASTYSYLTAMRIEELATDFDVDVCWKPFLLGPIFAKQGWANSPFNIYPAKGRYMVQDMQRLCNDRGLPFKMPPSFPARSITANRLGLVALDQPWGVEFAKAVFKTQFGEGRDIGDDDVLRSLLTDLGQDADSMFEKALFSENKERLKQQTAEAELKGIFGAPAFVIEGDELFWGDDRLINAIKSIA
- a CDS encoding glycosyltransferase produces the protein MFQPNKSPGSLPELERPLVIIHCVRSIVGGIFKHISDLVKHQSDEGHHVGLIYDSSTVGAFEEERLEELKPYMTLGAIKLPMGRNVSLKDITVTKTVHGLLKTINVDVLHCHGAKGGVYGRIAASFINRDRKRAGEPKLVTIYSPHGGSLHYSQRSLTGQIYFGVERLMERFTNEFIFVAGYEVETYSRKIGKLRQPWSIAYNGLAADEFAVVKPSKRAVDFVYAGHMRDLKGADLFIDAIEIANARSQQPVHALMIGEGEDLPRYKEDVKRRELTDRIQFLPPMPIRDVFKRTHNLVVPSRAEALPYIVVEALGARVPTLATSVGGIPEIYGSYGHYLLPPGDANLFATAMLDRLSRPEKASDLAGSLRQVVKQKFTVEGMCKKVDKVYLRNLAKVHLPEVDPSGFFNEDEDIQSAVYANS
- a CDS encoding glycosyltransferase family 2 protein, encoding MTKPICSVVIPTRDCVDYLKQSIPTIYLQKLDNVEIIIVDDGSTDGSHEYLAECQKNDENFVVLQTDGIGPGRARNHAIEQANSDLIAFLDADDLWTEGKLARQLAFHDAHPNASLSFTDYAHFRPGEPLSGSSFDYWGRNFLKPDQTGYEAIDHPEAVLLQHNIVGTATVVAKRESLQNANGFATDLQSATDWDMWMKLAGMGEVGVSPEIGMHYLMRPGSITQNRQNRIDAIDFIIDRYRARTEPEMIKAVRLAEANLAVARAEYDYERGRGWDSLRHYFEAISKNPSKRSIWAAGYSVACGVQNTLGIKKAA